A DNA window from Actinomycetota bacterium contains the following coding sequences:
- the corA gene encoding magnesium/cobalt transporter CorA: MKGTLTHRDGSAVDASREVIRQELQSGEFFWLDLEGTDAELGPVLSEDFGFHPLAVEDAVHFGQRPKVDEYDGFTYFVVHGAQADARAATVEVHIFFSDKQVVTVHRGGPASPLDGVRTRLQRHRPADLSPPEMSILYLVVDLLVDSFFPVLSGLDDRIDEIEDDILRLPTEAQLAELFDMKRTLVSLRKVVTPERDMFASLLSDVTRLPGMTPEDERYFRDLYDHLIRISDLVDSYRDLLTGAMDTHISTVSNRLNVVMKQLTIMATVFLPLGFLTGFFGQNFSLLVNHLLAPSWTFWVLGIGSEAAAVVGLMTLFRRRGWLGGPTA; encoded by the coding sequence GTGAAAGGGACGCTGACCCACCGCGACGGCAGCGCCGTCGACGCCTCCCGGGAGGTGATCCGGCAGGAACTGCAGAGCGGGGAGTTCTTCTGGCTGGACCTCGAGGGCACAGACGCCGAGCTAGGCCCGGTGCTGTCCGAGGACTTCGGGTTCCACCCCTTGGCGGTGGAGGACGCGGTGCACTTCGGCCAGCGTCCAAAAGTCGATGAGTACGACGGCTTCACCTACTTCGTGGTCCACGGCGCCCAGGCCGATGCCCGGGCAGCGACCGTCGAGGTGCACATCTTCTTCTCGGACAAGCAGGTGGTGACGGTGCACCGCGGCGGTCCCGCCTCTCCGTTGGACGGGGTGCGGACCCGCCTGCAGCGCCACCGGCCAGCGGACCTCTCGCCGCCCGAGATGTCGATCCTCTACCTCGTGGTGGACCTCCTCGTGGACAGCTTTTTCCCCGTCCTCTCCGGCCTCGACGACCGCATCGATGAGATTGAGGACGACATCCTCCGGCTGCCGACCGAGGCCCAACTCGCTGAACTGTTCGACATGAAGCGGACGTTGGTATCGCTGCGCAAGGTGGTCACGCCCGAGCGGGACATGTTCGCCAGCCTGCTGTCGGATGTCACGAGGTTGCCGGGGATGACGCCCGAGGACGAGCGCTACTTCCGGGATCTCTACGACCACCTGATCCGCATCAGCGACCTCGTCGACTCATACCGGGACCTGCTCACCGGCGCCATGGACACCCACATCTCGACGGTCTCCAACCGCCTCAACGTGGTGATGAAGCAGCTGACCATCATGGCCACCGTGTTCCTCCCGCTCGGGTTCCTGACCGGCTTCTTCGGGCAGAATTTCTCGCTGCTGGTCAACCATCTCCTGGCCCCGTCGTGGACCTTCTGGGTGCTGGGGATCGGGTCCGAGGCTGCGGCCGTGGTCGGCCTCATGACGCTGTTCCGCCGGAGGGGATGGCTGGGCGGGCCGACTGCCTGA
- a CDS encoding metalloregulator ArsR/SmtB family transcription factor: protein MTNEVQRLKADLFRALAHPLRVQVLELLTEGERPVADLIARTGAEASQLSQQLGVLRRAGVLVSRREASSVYYRLRDPRTLHLLATANEVLATSLTQSRELLADLQAGDPIRAAKPRPRVRAE from the coding sequence ATGACCAACGAAGTCCAGCGCCTGAAGGCCGATCTGTTCCGGGCACTCGCCCACCCCCTGCGGGTGCAGGTGCTCGAGTTGCTGACCGAGGGCGAGCGTCCGGTGGCGGATCTCATCGCCCGCACGGGAGCCGAGGCCTCGCAGCTCTCCCAGCAGCTGGGGGTGCTGCGCCGGGCGGGCGTGCTCGTCTCCCGCCGGGAGGCCTCCAGCGTGTACTACCGGCTCCGGGACCCCCGGACCCTGCACCTGCTGGCCACGGCGAACGAGGTGCTGGCGACCTCGCTTACGCAGAGCCGGGAGCTGCTGGCCGACCTGCAGGCCGGCGACCCGATCCGGGCGGCGAAGCCCCGCCCCCGGGTGCGGGCCGAATAG
- a CDS encoding DinB family protein produces MDFSLPRTTSLLRRTPAALPALLSGLPDAWLSGSEGPGAWSPYQVVAHLASIEETDWMDRVQVFLERNPERPFRPVDREAGFRRFSGWSLADILGRFASVRQSNLEMLEAGVGEGDLGLRAVHPAFGTVTLGQLLATWVVHDMNHLGQIVQAMAKQYRDAVGPWRELLPILDAG; encoded by the coding sequence GTGGACTTCTCGCTGCCGCGCACCACGTCACTGCTCCGCCGCACGCCTGCAGCACTGCCCGCACTGCTGAGCGGGCTGCCGGACGCGTGGCTGTCGGGGAGCGAAGGCCCAGGAGCCTGGTCGCCCTACCAGGTGGTTGCCCACCTGGCCTCCATTGAGGAGACCGATTGGATGGACCGGGTCCAGGTCTTCCTGGAGCGGAACCCCGAGCGACCCTTCCGCCCCGTGGATCGGGAGGCGGGCTTCCGCAGGTTCTCGGGGTGGTCCCTGGCCGACATCCTGGGGCGCTTCGCCAGCGTCCGGCAGTCGAACCTCGAGATGCTCGAGGCTGGAGTCGGGGAGGGCGATCTGGGCCTCCGGGCCGTGCACCCGGCCTTCGGGACGGTGACGTTGGGCCAGCTGCTGGCAACCTGGGTCGTGCACGACATGAACCACCTGGGGCAGATCGTGCAGGCGATGGCCAAGCAGTACCGCGACGCCGTGGGACCGTGGCGGGAGCTCCTGCCGATCCTCGACGCGGGCTGA